One Caretta caretta isolate rCarCar2 chromosome 24, rCarCar1.hap1, whole genome shotgun sequence genomic region harbors:
- the KLHDC9 gene encoding LOW QUALITY PROTEIN: kelch domain-containing protein 9 (The sequence of the model RefSeq protein was modified relative to this genomic sequence to represent the inferred CDS: deleted 1 base in 1 codon) has product MGGDLPDITQQARAELGTGLRSPDCQAHSLTPLLPLQAGVRPLAGGTLPLQVGAGTMATGSSWAWKPIARDALLARGYHSCDVVRGKLLLFGGLKSGELKEPPLGDVVAFDPTLLTAATVAPNSGYQRSRHDTAVLADRWLCVVGGWDGAHRVSAVCCWDTEQGQWERWAEGPSNDPPVGLSSHTCTKVSEHELRVVGREGGLRTQRRFASIYTLRVNPATKTYWYKEEESRTASRAGHSAMLLRNAGGYQLMVFGGRDSSDCEVAGRWGKGKIHVESIHAPKLTEQLSHLVGSENGSRQAPKGLRHQSCTVVGPFVVAFGGETLTKGRDTVCNDLYVYDTRCSPPSWFRFPCSDRGQKRVGHRTCLWNDKLYLVGGFGPDGKTPCPEICVLEIP; this is encoded by the exons ATGGGAGGTGACTTGCCTGACATTACCCAGCAggcaagggcagagctgggaacaggactcaggagtcctgactgtcaGGCCCACTCACTAACCCCATTGCTTCCCTTACAGGCGGGT GTGCGTCCTTTGGCTGGTGGCACTTTGCCCCTGCAGGTGGGAGCTGGCACGATGGCTACGGGCAGCAGCTGGGCATGGAAGCCCATCGCACGGGACGCCCTGCTTGCACGTGGCTACCACTCGTGCGATGTGGTGCGAGGGAAGCTGCTGCTCTTCGGGGGGCTGAAGTCGGGTGAACTCAAGGAGCCCCCACTGGGGGACGTGGTGGCCTTCGACCCCACCCTGCTGACGGCTGCCACAGTGGCCCCCAACAGCGGGTACCAGCGCAGCCGCCATGACACGGCGGTGCTGGCCGACCGCTGGCTGTGCgtggtggggggctgggacggCGCCCACAGGGTCTCGGCCGTGTGCTGCTGGGACACCGAGCAGGGACAGTGGGAGCGCTGGGCCGAGGGGCCCTCCAACGACCCCCCCGTGGGGCTCAGCAGCCATACCTGCACAAAGGTGTCGGAGCATGAGCTGCGGgtggtgggcagggagggtgggctTCGCACCCAGCGGCGCTTCGCCAGCATCTACACCCTCCGTGTCAACCCTGCCACCAAGACCTACTG GTACAAGGAGGAGGAATCGCGGACAGCCTCTCGGGCTGGACATTCGGCCATGCTGCTCCGCAACGCAGGTGGCTACCAGCTGATGGTGTTTGGGGGCCGTGACTCCTCCGACTGCGAGGTGGCCGGGCGCTGGGGCAAGGGGAAAATCCAC GTAGAGTCCATCCATGCTCCCAAGCTAACAGAGCAGCTCTCCCATCTGGTTGGCTCCGAGAATGGCTCACGGCAGGCTCCAAAAGGCCTGAGGCACCAATCCTGCACGGTGGTGGGTCCCTTCGTGGTGGCTTTTGGTGGGGAGACCCTAACGAAGGGGCGAGACACCGTCTGTAACGATCTCTATGTCTACGATACAA GATGCTCGCCACCGAGCTGGTTCCGCTTCCCCTGCTCAGATCGGGGCCAGAAGAGAGTCGGGCACCGCACATGCCTTTGGAACGACAAGCTCTATCTTGTGGGGGGCTTTGGCCCAGATGGGaagaccccctgccctgagatcTGCGTCTTAGAGATCCCCTag